The Microbacter margulisiae genomic sequence TTCCAGGTGTCCGTGCTGAATCGGGAACAGGCCCAGCATCGGCATGCCTGTGACCGAGGTGATGGTTTTGCATACCAGCGGCGAGGCAAATACAAAGGTCAGGTTATCGCCTGCCCTGGCATTGGGCATGCACGAAACGGTTGTGCTGAAGTCATAATCCGTCAATGGCAGGGCATTGTGTTGCATCAGCGGCATATTGACGATAATACCTGTTTCCGGGGTCAGGTAAGGCAGGCGTTGCATGCTGACCTTTCCTGTTGAGGCTTTGCTGCTTTGCATCTCTGCCCGAAGCGTATATTGTTTCGTGGCGTCATAGGCCGGGACAACCAGGCGATAGCGCCAGCTCCCCTTCGTAATATTTCCCAAACGGGCTGAGGATATGGTAATGCCATTCTCCAGCAATTCTACCTGTTTCACCGAAAAGGTGTTGTCCAGGGTATCCGGGGTAAAGGCAATATCCCAACTGCCTGCCTGGTCGAAGACGGGATTGATATTCCAGGCTTGCTGGGTCATACCGGTGGCTGGCTCCATCGTCCATTCCCCGGCAGCCACCCGTACGGGCTTGAGTGGGATGCTGGCCAGCGAGGCGCTGTAAAATGTCCGGCATTGTACTGAATCCGGGAAACGGGTGGCAATGGAATCCCGGTATATGGGTGATGCTACGGTGGGGATACTCCCATCGGTTGTATAGCGGACCTCTGCCCCCGGATAGGGTGGCACAACGGTGACATAACCCGAGCGGTACCATACTTCCGGTGGGGGTACTCGGAAAGCGATATTCATGTATTTCATCCGCTCAAAATGGGTGTGGGTCAGGCGGGTATAGAAATCTCCCCAATTCCTCTCGCCCTGGGGCGTCCACCCGATTTCTGCGAGCGCTGCGATACGGGGATAGGACTGGTATTCCATAAAGCGGGGTGGCTTGTTCAATAGTTCCGACCACAGTGCCCCCTGTACGCCTTTTACATAATGAAACGAAGCATCGGGAAACAGGTTATTTTCCAACGGATTAAACGAGTATACCTTCTTTAGAGATACAATGCCGGCCCAGTCATGGCCCCGGTCATTTACCGATTGGGCCATATCAAAATAGAAATAGCTTCCCATCATCAATACCGTGGGGTAATGGCTCATGGCTGCCTCCGAGGCCTTGGCCGTCGAACGCCAGGCATACACTGCCGTAGTGCTATCCAGCTTCCCTCCGTCCATGATCTCATCCCAGCCGGCCATCCTTTTGCCCAGAGAGTGCAGGATGCCTTCCACCCGTTGCATAAAATAGTGTTGCAGTTCCATCGCGTTGGTCATGTGTTCCTTCTTCATCAAGGCCCGGCACCGCGTACAGTGATCCCAGTAATACGGATTGACTTCGTCTCCCCCGATATGGATGTATTTGGAGGGGAAAAAGGAAGCGACTTCCTTAAGGATCACTTTTAGCATTTTATAGTTTTGCTCGTTTCCCACACACCATACGTTGGGATCGCGCCAGTCCCAGTTAGCTGTAGCGCGTGAACCTTTCTCTAGGAAGGCCGTATCGGGCTTGCACAGGATTTGGGGATAGGACACTGCTACTGCACGGCTGTGCCCCGGAATATCAATCTCAGGAATGATTTCCACATTGCGCTGTGCGGCATAACGGACCACTGCCCGGATCTGTTTTTGTGTATAATATCCTCCATAGCGCTTATCTCCGGAACCGTATGCCGGAGGCAACTGCTCCTTAGGCCCGCGCCATGCCCCTACACTGGTCAGACGCGGATAATGTTTGATCTGGATGCGCCAGCCCTGGTCATCTGTCAGGTGCCAGTGGAAACGGTTGATCTTATGCATCGACAGCCAGTCGATATATTGCTCTACCTCCGGTACATCAAAAAACTGGCGGGAGACATCCAGCATCATACCGCGGTAACGGAAACGGGGATAGTCGGTTATGGTAACACTGGGCATCTTCCAGGCAATACCCCGCGCCAGCGTGTCGGCATATACCTGGGGTGGCAACAGTTGCAACAGCGTCTGGATGCCATTAAACACTCCCCCGCGGTCTTTGCCCGTAATGGTGGCTCCTTGCTTGCCTACCGTCAACCGGTAGCCTTCCGAAGGCAGGGTAAGCCCCGGATCTATCTGTAAAACAATGTGGTTGGTCTCTCCTTCTGCCGCCCGAACCTTCAGGTTATAACCCGTAGAGGAATGCAGCTTATCTCTTAAATACTCCCCTAGCTCTTTCTCCGATCGCCCGGCTACTATAGCTGTCGACCCCGTTAACTCAAAACTGCCCTGTAGCTCCTGCACCTGAACCGGACGGGGTATCAATGCAACCGCCTGCTGCCCAACTACATCCACCGTACAAAATACAGCAATGATCATTATATATAACTGATTCATACTAAATCTCTTATTCATAATTCATTAATGATCCTTTAGATGTATATTAGATTAACGTTCCGGATATAATAAATAGGGACGACGTTCCTGCTCAAATTTTTTATCATCACTCTTCCAGCGGGCCTTGATTGCCGAAGCGCTTGCCCCTGCTTCAATCATCTGTCGTACATATCCCACACCGATCAATCGTTCAAAGAACGGAGAAAAAAAATCATCTCCCATATTGAGATTCCGGTATGCTTTGATCAGGTAAGTCAGATCAATCCCATTTTTAAACAATACATTGTCCGCCGGCGTTTTCTGTAAATCAACCCCATAGCAACACTGGTTCGCGCAGGGAGGATTTGTAGCTCCAGGCATACTTCGTGGTGTAAACGAATAGGAATACCCTTTCATCCTGGGATTTCCAAACTGTTGGAAAGGCGCATCAGTGCCCCGCCCAACGCTTACGGGAGTTGCTTCAAAATAACAAAGAGAAGGATAGAGATAGACAGAGCGCATATTGGGTAAGTTCGGCGATGGTTTAACAGGTAGCTGATAGTGCATAGCATGAGTATAATGGAGGCAAGGGATCACCGTTAAATCACATTGTACCCCGTTAGTAAGCCATTTCTCCCCATTTATCATACGCGCCAGTTCTCCTAATGTCATGCCGTGAACCACAGGAACCGGTACAGATCCAACACCCGATTTGTATTTCATATCCAAAACAGGTCCATCAACATAAAAGCCATTGGGATTGGGACGATCCAGTACAATCATCTTCACATGGTGAACAGCGCAAGCGTTCATCACATGAACCATAGTGGTCAGATAGGTATAGTAACGCAAACCCACATCCTGCAGATCAAACAATACAATATCAATTGATTGCATCACAGAATCCATCATTTTACCCGCTGTGCCACCATAAAGGGAATGGATAGGAATTCCGGTTTGAGCATCGATGGAATTGCCAACTTTCTCGCCCGCATCAGCCTTGCCCCGGAATCCATGTTCGGGAGAGAAAATCGTTACAATATTTACTCCTTTGTTATGTAGGAAATCAACAATGTTTTCATTGCCAATACGTCCCGTTTGGTTTGTCAACACAGCGACCCGCTTCCCTTGCAAGATCGGCAGATACATGTTGATACGTTCGGCTCCCACTACAATTCTTTGCGATTTCTGAGCCTGTGCAGAAGTCAGAAATGCAAAGCAAATCACGATAAAAAGAATGGTCTTATTCATAGGTTAATCATTTTCATGTGTTTATAATTTATCTATATGAGGTTTTATCAGAATAATAAACGACAAAAGTTAAAATAAAATCAGGCGTAAGGAAATTAAAGAATAAACAGTCTTAATAGATGGTAGAAATTGAAGGGCAAACGATTGACGGATTGAGTGTGGTTATAACTTCCTTAACTTGTGATCTTCAGATTCCAGCTACCTACTGTCTCCCAACTACTATCTACTTATTTATTGCATCATATATGGCAGTTTGCACTTTGGCCCGGATTCGGGTGGTAAACATCTTATCATTGTTTCGTGTCGGATAAACATGATTTGAAAGGAAAATATAAACCAGGTTATATTTCGGATCGATCCAGAACATGGTGCCTGTATATCCGGTATGTCCAAAACTTTGTGGGCTTACTTTCGTTGACAAGTACGAAGTTCCCACAACTTTGCCATCTTTCATGTCGGGTTTTTCAAAACAGATACCGCGATAAATGCCTTCGGCAGCATAAGGAGTCGAATTAAACAGGTCGAACGTAGCCTCACTGAAGTAGCGCTTACCGCCGTAAACTCCTTTTTGCAAATAGAGTTGCAACAATTTCGCCAGGTCATTGGCATTGGCAAATAAGCCTGCATTAGCAGAATGTCCGCCAAGAATGGCTGATGTTTCGTCATGCACAAATCCATGCAACAATGTTTGCCGAAAGAAAGTATCCTGTTCGGTAGGAACAACGCGAGACAAAGGCACCCTCCTCCATGGATTATACATAATTTCGGTGGCTCCCAAAGGGAAATAGAATGTCTGTTGCAGGTATTTCTCAAAAGGTTCGTGTACAATAGCTTCAACCACAGGCGGGGTAACCACGAAAGGCCAATCGGAATATACATAATGAAGCTTGCCATTCGATTTCAGTAATGGAGAATGGGCAATAGAATCGTACACCCATGTTGCAATATCCTTCCGGATAAAAAGCGTCGGACTGATCCTGATCGGGAATGCAGCAGAAGAGTCAGAGCGAATAAAAGAAGGTTTAAGCGTTCCGTCAGGATTTACCATCAACTTGTAAAACGGATAATAGGGCTGTAACCCACCTACATGGCACAACAACTCTTGTACAGTAATATTCTCTTTATTAGTTCCCCGAAACGGAGGGAAATAGTGGCTGAACTTCTCATTCAGATTAATTTTACCTTCATCAACCAGCTTCAAATAGGCCGGAGCTCCTGCCATGATTTTAGTCAACGAAGCCAAATCGAACAAATCATATATGTTTTCCCGCCGATTCAGAGGATCGTTCGGATAATGATTTACTTCTGAAGTAAAATAGGTATGAAAGCCATATGCTTTGTTGAAAACCACCTTTCCATCCCGGGCGACTAATATCACACAGCCAGGAAATGCCTGTTGCGCAATGGCATCATTCACGAGTGAATCGATGGTGTGATTCAACAAAGCGCCATTGATACCAACTTCTTCCGGCAATGTATATTTCAATCGTATAGCCGGCGGGGTGGTTAACCCGAATCCTTTATGGAATTTTCCGAGCTTAAATGGCAAGTGTCCCTGTGCACTGATCCCACCGAAGATCAACTGGGCAGCCATCTGTTGCGATGCCACCTGACCATCATACGCTTCGATCCAGGAGGTGACGGGTAATTTCGTCATCCATTGCTGGGGAGCGACGAATGAAACCAATACAACCGGATATTTATCAGTAGAAAGCGAGTTGATCCAAGTCGTTTCTTCAGGTGTCAGTTGTGATTTAAACACTGAAACGACACATAGTGTAGCATTGGAAAGCAAGTGATTAACGGAATCTTTTGATTCGGGGTCAAATGCTGCTTTTTCAAATGTCATGTAGCGACGCATCATGCCATTGAATTCATTCCCGGCAGTTGCACCAATAGATATGGAGACAATACGAGCGCTGTCCAGGGTACGAAGCGGGATCAAGTTATCCGCATTTCGAAGCAATGTAAGATGCTCTTCAGCAAACGACAACTGATTAAGTGTTGGTTGCTCTGCCCTTACAACAAGAAGATTTGCAAACAGGAACAGTAATAAAAGAGAAAGATTTTTCATAGGATAAACGCTTTTTTAAATGACGTATGAAACTTGCATGTCAACATCATTATATTCATGGAGGTAACTATCTTTCATGCTTGTTTCATTTGTTTATAATGCAATAAGTACAATAAAATCAAAATTTTACAAGAACCCTAAAACCCGATTATGAGGAAAATTATTTTTATTTCTCATTGAAAAAATCCATGATTTGCTGCATCATGTTATTTCGTTCTGCAGGTAGTATCGTTTCAAAAGGAACACCCAGGATGCAGGTTCTGTAAGATCCTTTGTAAGCGACACCGGCTCCGGTTCTATTGGCCGAATAACGGAAAATAGTGAACACATCCTTCCCGGCAGGATCAATGGCATTGGGTTGTTCAACTGCATACGAAAGCCTGTTGAGTTTATTGTAATAGGAGTAATGACCCGAGAATGCAAAAGGAGAAGGAGTAGCCTCAAACTTTCCGTCAACGGCGCCGCAATCGTTCACCCATTTAAACTTCAACACATCTTCAGCCCACTTCCGGTCAGCATCCGTTGCGTTTGGATTGTCCCAGAGATCCGTTCCCACATAGGCACCGGAGATAAAGATTTTACCTCCTGATTGACAATAACCGGTAATTGCATTTTGCAGCGTTTTTGGGAATACTTTAAATGCTGCAGGTCGTGCTCCCCTGCCCATGACAGTTTCTTTTTCTTTCCCCAAAATCAAATCCACCACCGGATATTCATTCAGGGATACTTCCCGGTT encodes the following:
- a CDS encoding beta-N-acetylhexosaminidase, yielding MNQLYIMIIAVFCTVDVVGQQAVALIPRPVQVQELQGSFELTGSTAIVAGRSEKELGEYLRDKLHSSTGYNLKVRAAEGETNHIVLQIDPGLTLPSEGYRLTVGKQGATITGKDRGGVFNGIQTLLQLLPPQVYADTLARGIAWKMPSVTITDYPRFRYRGMMLDVSRQFFDVPEVEQYIDWLSMHKINRFHWHLTDDQGWRIQIKHYPRLTSVGAWRGPKEQLPPAYGSGDKRYGGYYTQKQIRAVVRYAAQRNVEIIPEIDIPGHSRAVAVSYPQILCKPDTAFLEKGSRATANWDWRDPNVWCVGNEQNYKMLKVILKEVASFFPSKYIHIGGDEVNPYYWDHCTRCRALMKKEHMTNAMELQHYFMQRVEGILHSLGKRMAGWDEIMDGGKLDSTTAVYAWRSTAKASEAAMSHYPTVLMMGSYFYFDMAQSVNDRGHDWAGIVSLKKVYSFNPLENNLFPDASFHYVKGVQGALWSELLNKPPRFMEYQSYPRIAALAEIGWTPQGERNWGDFYTRLTHTHFERMKYMNIAFRVPPPEVWYRSGYVTVVPPYPGAEVRYTTDGSIPTVASPIYRDSIATRFPDSVQCRTFYSASLASIPLKPVRVAAGEWTMEPATGMTQQAWNINPVFDQAGSWDIAFTPDTLDNTFSVKQVELLENGITISSARLGNITKGSWRYRLVVPAYDATKQYTLRAEMQSSKASTGKVSMQRLPYLTPETGIIVNMPLMQHNALPLTDYDFSTTVSCMPNARAGDNLTFVFASPLVCKTITSVTGMPMLGLFPIQHGHLELSYDGTHFEYAVPYTDGTASVSPAHAVKAVRIVIDAPTDAPMMVIQDLRIE
- a CDS encoding serine hydrolase domain-containing protein; this encodes MKNLSLLLLFLFANLLVVRAEQPTLNQLSFAEEHLTLLRNADNLIPLRTLDSARIVSISIGATAGNEFNGMMRRYMTFEKAAFDPESKDSVNHLLSNATLCVVSVFKSQLTPEETTWINSLSTDKYPVVLVSFVAPQQWMTKLPVTSWIEAYDGQVASQQMAAQLIFGGISAQGHLPFKLGKFHKGFGLTTPPAIRLKYTLPEEVGINGALLNHTIDSLVNDAIAQQAFPGCVILVARDGKVVFNKAYGFHTYFTSEVNHYPNDPLNRRENIYDLFDLASLTKIMAGAPAYLKLVDEGKINLNEKFSHYFPPFRGTNKENITVQELLCHVGGLQPYYPFYKLMVNPDGTLKPSFIRSDSSAAFPIRISPTLFIRKDIATWVYDSIAHSPLLKSNGKLHYVYSDWPFVVTPPVVEAIVHEPFEKYLQQTFYFPLGATEIMYNPWRRVPLSRVVPTEQDTFFRQTLLHGFVHDETSAILGGHSANAGLFANANDLAKLLQLYLQKGVYGGKRYFSEATFDLFNSTPYAAEGIYRGICFEKPDMKDGKVVGTSYLSTKVSPQSFGHTGYTGTMFWIDPKYNLVYIFLSNHVYPTRNNDKMFTTRIRAKVQTAIYDAINK
- a CDS encoding exo-beta-N-acetylmuramidase NamZ family protein, which produces MNKTILFIVICFAFLTSAQAQKSQRIVVGAERINMYLPILQGKRVAVLTNQTGRIGNENIVDFLHNKGVNIVTIFSPEHGFRGKADAGEKVGNSIDAQTGIPIHSLYGGTAGKMMDSVMQSIDIVLFDLQDVGLRYYTYLTTMVHVMNACAVHHVKMIVLDRPNPNGFYVDGPVLDMKYKSGVGSVPVPVVHGMTLGELARMINGEKWLTNGVQCDLTVIPCLHYTHAMHYQLPVKPSPNLPNMRSVYLYPSLCYFEATPVSVGRGTDAPFQQFGNPRMKGYSYSFTPRSMPGATNPPCANQCCYGVDLQKTPADNVLFKNGIDLTYLIKAYRNLNMGDDFFSPFFERLIGVGYVRQMIEAGASASAIKARWKSDDKKFEQERRPYLLYPER